Proteins encoded by one window of Myxococcus guangdongensis:
- a CDS encoding cytidine deaminase yields the protein MADEIAWERLYEEATRVRERAHVPYSRFPVGAAVLYADGSVVAGCNVENATYGLTVCAERNALAAGVAQGRKQPVAVAVVANPAAPVPPCGMCRQVMAEFAGPHLPVRSRSPSGDEARYTLGELLPHAFTKDFL from the coding sequence ATGGCGGACGAGATTGCCTGGGAGCGGCTGTACGAGGAGGCCACCCGGGTGCGCGAGCGGGCGCACGTGCCGTACTCCCGCTTCCCCGTGGGGGCCGCGGTGCTCTACGCGGACGGCTCCGTGGTGGCGGGCTGCAACGTGGAGAACGCGACCTACGGCCTCACCGTGTGCGCCGAGCGCAACGCCCTGGCCGCGGGCGTGGCCCAGGGGCGCAAGCAGCCGGTGGCGGTGGCCGTGGTGGCCAACCCCGCGGCGCCGGTGCCCCCGTGCGGCATGTGCCGGCAGGTGATGGCCGAGTTCGCGGGGCCCCACCTGCCCGTGCGCAGCCGCTCCCCGAGCGGGGACGAGGCGCGCTACACCCTGGGCGAGCTGCTGCCGCACGCCTTCACCAAGGACTTCCTCTAG
- a CDS encoding PilZ domain-containing protein, with protein sequence MAERNDSMSDKAEDRRDSPRIPMRLKVRRVGSSAEFETREGDLSIGGCAWNGPGLEAGAQVEVRFHLPILPDEVEARGEVLHVTNGPQGPAAHVRFVDLPVEAELAIARHLDDRRLAGEPG encoded by the coding sequence ATGGCCGAGAGGAACGACTCGATGAGCGACAAGGCCGAGGACCGGCGCGACTCCCCCCGGATTCCCATGCGCCTGAAGGTGCGCCGGGTGGGCAGCTCGGCGGAGTTCGAGACACGCGAGGGCGATTTGTCCATTGGCGGCTGCGCCTGGAACGGGCCGGGGCTGGAGGCGGGGGCCCAGGTGGAGGTGCGCTTCCATCTGCCCATCCTCCCCGACGAGGTCGAGGCCCGCGGCGAGGTGCTCCACGTGACGAACGGTCCCCAGGGGCCCGCGGCGCACGTGCGCTTCGTGGACCTGCCGGTGGAGGCGGAGCTGGCCATCGCCCGCCACCTGGATGACCGGCGACTGGCGGGCGAGCCGGGCTGA
- a CDS encoding SET domain-containing protein-lysine N-methyltransferase — protein sequence MNTGEALYVHPGVKVRPCEWGYGVFTDDFIKAGDLIEECRYLKVLQKHTRHPPLDDYVFQIRWSDREQQPAGDWVALVLGYGMLYNHAKEPSAAYYRAVDRDLFTFYALRDIHPGEQIFISYGEEWWDSRGQGVPP from the coding sequence ATGAACACGGGCGAAGCGCTGTATGTGCATCCAGGTGTGAAGGTCCGGCCCTGCGAGTGGGGCTACGGCGTCTTCACCGACGACTTCATCAAGGCCGGCGACCTCATCGAGGAGTGTCGCTACCTCAAGGTGCTGCAGAAGCACACGCGGCACCCGCCGCTCGACGACTACGTCTTCCAGATTCGCTGGAGCGACCGGGAGCAGCAGCCCGCGGGGGACTGGGTCGCGCTCGTGCTGGGCTACGGCATGCTCTACAACCACGCCAAGGAGCCCAGCGCCGCCTACTACCGCGCGGTGGACCGGGACCTCTTCACCTTCTACGCCCTGAGGGACATCCACCCCGGCGAGCAGATCTTCATCAGCTACGGCGAGGAGTGGTGGGACTCCCGGGGCCAGGGTGTCCCTCCCTGA
- a CDS encoding TetR/AcrR family transcriptional regulator has protein sequence MKPKTAAAPVGRPRGFDVDEALDRALRLFWRQGYEGTSLSDLTEELGINRPSLYAAFGNKESLFRKALDRYVERHLCLYRDAFEKPTAKAAVEHLLLGLADAQTLPREPKGCITVQGALVSGADAAPIQGELAARRAAGEQALRERLERGQREGDVPAHVDCADLARYFTTVTQGMAVQAATGASRESLRRVARTSLLAWPT, from the coding sequence ATGAAACCAAAGACGGCAGCCGCCCCGGTGGGGCGTCCCCGGGGTTTCGACGTGGATGAGGCGTTGGACCGTGCGCTGCGCCTGTTCTGGCGGCAGGGCTACGAGGGCACCTCGCTGTCGGACCTGACGGAGGAGCTCGGCATCAACCGGCCCAGCCTCTACGCGGCGTTCGGGAACAAGGAGTCCCTGTTCCGCAAGGCGCTGGACCGCTACGTCGAGCGCCACCTGTGCCTCTACCGCGACGCCTTCGAGAAGCCGACGGCCAAGGCCGCCGTGGAGCATCTGCTCCTGGGGTTGGCGGACGCGCAGACGCTGCCCCGCGAGCCCAAGGGCTGCATCACGGTGCAGGGCGCGCTGGTGAGCGGGGCGGACGCGGCGCCCATCCAGGGGGAGTTGGCGGCCCGGCGCGCGGCGGGGGAGCAGGCCCTGCGCGAGCGGCTGGAGCGGGGCCAACGCGAGGGAGACGTCCCCGCGCACGTCGACTGCGCGGACCTGGCGCGCTACTTCACCACCGTCACGCAGGGGATGGCCGTGCAGGCCGCCACCGGGGCCAGCCGCGAGTCGCTGCGGCGCGTGGCCCGGACGTCGCTGCTGGCGTGGCCGACCTGA
- a CDS encoding SDR family NAD(P)-dependent oxidoreductase, translating to MSKKLAGKVALVTGGSRGIGAATARALAREGADVAISYVASAEKAQALVRELESEGVKAAAFKADQAVATEAAKVIQAVTERFGRLDILVNNAGVATQSPIDDAQRDVAVLDRQLQVNVTGVIAAIREAVKVMGEGGRIITVGSSITGRVGMPGMADYTATKAAVVGYSKGVARDLGARGITVNVVQPGFTDTDMSAGLEPHKPAINTTIPLGRFGRPEEVAESIVFLAGPGASYITGAVLDVDGGQGA from the coding sequence ATGTCGAAGAAGCTCGCAGGCAAGGTGGCGCTGGTGACGGGTGGCTCGCGGGGCATCGGCGCGGCGACGGCGCGGGCGCTCGCGCGGGAGGGCGCGGACGTGGCCATCAGCTACGTGGCGTCGGCGGAGAAGGCGCAGGCGCTGGTGCGGGAGCTGGAGTCCGAGGGGGTGAAGGCCGCGGCCTTCAAGGCCGACCAGGCGGTGGCGACGGAGGCGGCGAAGGTCATCCAGGCCGTCACCGAGCGCTTCGGCCGGTTGGACATCCTGGTGAACAACGCGGGCGTGGCGACGCAGAGCCCCATCGACGACGCACAGCGCGACGTGGCGGTGCTGGACCGGCAGCTCCAGGTCAACGTCACGGGCGTCATCGCGGCCATCCGCGAGGCGGTGAAGGTGATGGGCGAGGGAGGGCGCATCATCACCGTGGGCTCGAGCATCACGGGCCGCGTCGGCATGCCTGGGATGGCGGACTACACGGCGACGAAGGCGGCGGTGGTGGGCTACAGCAAGGGCGTGGCGAGGGACCTGGGCGCGCGAGGCATCACCGTCAACGTGGTGCAGCCGGGCTTCACGGACACGGACATGTCCGCGGGGCTGGAGCCGCACAAGCCCGCCATCAACACGACCATCCCCCTGGGGCGCTTCGGCCGTCCCGAGGAGGTCGCCGAGAGCATCGTGTTCCTCGCCGGACCGGGCGCCTCGTACATCACCGGCGCCGTGCTCGACGTCGACGGTGGACAGGGCGCTTGA
- a CDS encoding thymidine phosphorylase produces the protein MQPYELIKAKRDGGRLEPADIAAFIQAYTAGTVADYQMAAMCMAVFFRGLDSRELGAWARAMLNSGEVLDLSDTPAVKVDKHSTGGVGDKVSLSLAPLAAACGVPVPMISGRGLGHTGGTLDKLESIPGFNVNLSTAEYRRLVREVGCCLIGQTAQVAPADKKLYALRDVTATVDCIPLIASSIMSKKLAEGIDALVLDVKVGSGAFMKRDEDARTLAKTMIGLGAEMGRKVVALLTDMDQPLGRKVGNSLEVMEAVDMLRGDAPEDYTEITYALTAEMLVLGKKAATVDEAREKLRKSVEDGSAIRKLKEIVQSQGGDPRSIDDYSLLPQARATVDVVAPREGFVTGIDTEGVGLAGVALGAGRQRVDSKIDPAVGFTLLKKTGEAVKKGEPVVRVHFNDEAPVEGVKARLLAAYRFGDAAPAPRPLVRERVE, from the coding sequence GTGCAACCCTACGAGCTCATCAAGGCAAAGCGGGATGGAGGCCGGCTGGAGCCGGCGGACATCGCCGCGTTCATCCAGGCGTATACGGCGGGAACGGTGGCGGACTACCAGATGGCGGCCATGTGCATGGCCGTCTTCTTCCGGGGGCTGGACTCCCGGGAGCTGGGGGCCTGGGCTCGGGCCATGCTGAATTCGGGCGAGGTGCTGGACCTGTCCGACACCCCGGCCGTGAAGGTGGACAAGCACTCGACGGGCGGCGTGGGGGACAAGGTGTCGCTCAGCCTGGCGCCCCTGGCGGCCGCGTGCGGGGTGCCGGTGCCGATGATTTCGGGCCGGGGGCTGGGCCACACGGGCGGCACGCTGGACAAGCTGGAGTCCATCCCGGGCTTCAACGTGAACCTGTCCACGGCCGAGTACCGCCGGCTGGTGCGCGAGGTGGGCTGCTGCCTGATTGGCCAGACGGCGCAGGTGGCGCCCGCGGACAAGAAGCTCTACGCGCTGCGTGATGTGACGGCGACGGTGGACTGCATCCCGCTGATTGCCTCGTCCATCATGAGCAAGAAGCTGGCGGAGGGCATCGACGCGCTGGTGCTGGACGTGAAGGTGGGCAGCGGCGCGTTCATGAAGCGCGACGAGGATGCCCGCACGCTGGCGAAGACGATGATTGGCCTGGGCGCGGAGATGGGGCGCAAGGTGGTGGCGCTCCTGACGGACATGGACCAGCCGCTGGGCCGCAAGGTGGGCAACTCGCTGGAGGTGATGGAGGCGGTGGACATGCTCCGCGGCGACGCGCCGGAGGACTACACCGAAATCACCTACGCGCTGACGGCGGAGATGCTCGTGCTGGGCAAGAAGGCCGCCACGGTGGACGAGGCGCGCGAGAAGCTGCGCAAGTCGGTGGAGGACGGCAGCGCCATCCGCAAGCTGAAGGAGATTGTCCAGTCGCAGGGCGGAGACCCGCGCTCCATCGACGACTACTCGCTGCTGCCTCAGGCGCGCGCCACGGTGGACGTGGTGGCGCCCCGGGAGGGCTTCGTGACGGGCATCGACACGGAGGGCGTGGGCCTGGCGGGCGTGGCGCTCGGCGCGGGCCGGCAGCGGGTGGACAGCAAGATCGACCCGGCCGTGGGCTTCACGCTGCTGAAGAAGACGGGCGAGGCGGTGAAGAAGGGCGAGCCCGTGGTGCGCGTGCACTTCAACGACGAGGCGCCTGTCGAGGGCGTCAAGGCGCGGCTGCTCGCGGCGTATCGCTTCGGTGATGCCGCTCCCGCGCCGCGTCCCCTGGTTCGCGAGCGCGTGGAGTAG
- a CDS encoding BMP family lipoprotein, which yields MMLRLQVLALTALLCACSKSKEESPPAGAPATSPQAAKKPLPVGLVIDVGGRGDHSFNDAALRGLELWAAGKRYEGGKYVDAGPDEVSKSLPGHLSSIAATLKPLPIQPVVLQSKAQEDYIPNLQLLVDRGSQLTIGNGYLLANAVRTSAQENPKARFLLIDSQVLDSQGKALKLPNVRTVLFKEHEGSFLVGALAGLVTKTNKVGFVGGIEVPLIQRFEVGYRAGVKTTKPEAAQALMSVYTGSFNDMAAGKQVAQDLIAKGADVIFHAAGSDGIGVIQAVKEARAAGKSVYAIGVDSDQSHVAPEAILTSMLKHTDLVVYQTAKDLVDDKFTASEQVLGIKENGVAMAEVRVDFPGKAEALQKVEALRQRIISGDIQVPSVPADLASFQAAAP from the coding sequence ATGATGCTTCGCCTCCAGGTCCTCGCCCTCACGGCCCTCCTGTGCGCCTGTTCCAAGTCCAAGGAGGAGTCGCCCCCCGCGGGCGCTCCCGCCACCTCCCCGCAGGCGGCGAAGAAGCCCCTCCCCGTCGGCCTCGTCATCGACGTGGGCGGCCGGGGTGACCACTCCTTCAACGACGCCGCCCTTCGCGGCCTGGAGCTGTGGGCCGCCGGCAAGCGCTACGAGGGCGGCAAGTACGTGGACGCTGGGCCGGACGAGGTGAGCAAGTCGCTGCCCGGCCACCTGTCCTCCATCGCCGCCACCCTGAAGCCGCTGCCCATCCAGCCCGTCGTCCTCCAGAGCAAGGCCCAGGAGGACTACATCCCCAACCTCCAACTGCTCGTGGACCGGGGCTCGCAGCTGACCATCGGCAACGGCTACCTGCTGGCCAACGCCGTACGCACGTCCGCCCAGGAGAACCCGAAGGCGCGCTTCCTGCTCATCGACAGCCAGGTGCTCGACTCGCAGGGCAAGGCGCTGAAGCTGCCCAACGTGCGCACCGTCCTCTTCAAGGAGCACGAGGGCAGCTTCCTCGTGGGCGCGCTCGCGGGTCTGGTGACGAAGACGAACAAGGTGGGCTTCGTGGGCGGCATCGAGGTGCCCCTCATCCAGCGCTTCGAGGTGGGCTACCGCGCGGGCGTGAAGACGACGAAGCCCGAGGCCGCCCAGGCCCTGATGTCCGTCTACACCGGCAGCTTCAACGACATGGCCGCCGGCAAGCAGGTGGCCCAGGACCTCATCGCCAAGGGCGCGGACGTCATCTTCCACGCGGCTGGCTCGGACGGCATCGGCGTCATCCAGGCGGTGAAGGAGGCTCGCGCGGCGGGCAAGAGCGTGTATGCCATCGGCGTGGACTCGGACCAGTCGCACGTGGCGCCGGAGGCCATCCTCACCTCCATGCTGAAGCACACGGACCTGGTCGTGTACCAGACGGCCAAGGACCTGGTGGACGACAAGTTCACCGCCAGCGAGCAGGTGCTGGGCATCAAGGAGAACGGCGTGGCCATGGCCGAGGTGCGGGTGGACTTCCCGGGCAAGGCGGAGGCGCTCCAGAAGGTGGAGGCCTTGCGCCAGCGCATCATCTCCGGCGACATCCAGGTGCCCTCCGTCCCGGCGGACCTCGCCTCCTTCCAGGCCGCCGCCCCCTGA